The following coding sequences are from one Triticum aestivum cultivar Chinese Spring chromosome 5A, IWGSC CS RefSeq v2.1, whole genome shotgun sequence window:
- the LOC123101275 gene encoding serine/threonine-protein phosphatase 7 long form homolog — MQTRFLAAVPTARAIDNDPHGPLFRWLSQFQIVSLGHPNVELSEAQIDRSLEAYILWLFGKTMFTENHVTTVDARLIGIAREIADARCPADIVQRSFGSAVLAATYRGLCKACLLKSRKSGVVGCPLLLLLWSYERFPIGRPYVYIDKPFGLEDLAGAYVPAIGDLPTMGSVWARRERQFAHSQVRGCYPSFTAQFDSLHEDQVIWEPYSAEAISSRYPVGISGLCTRDRHFWMTKAKLVFDVTVEEMSLHRVMRQFGLYQEPEIPKIPQLPEHVHKDSRLGGNKSMDYWLKSITPYVDEWTTAATNTWGEGRAFNWQMFGLYLQRYRHTTRIYLVPSAAPDQIEAPLTSDMYPTASVVGTRHHAVNALVLIC; from the exons ATGCAGACCCGTTTTTTGGCTGCGGTCCCGACTGCTAGGGCCATAGACAACGATCCTCATGGACCTCTTTTTAGATGGTTGAGCCAGTTTCAG ATTGTCTCGTTAGGACATCCCAATGTTGAGTTGTCGGAGGCACAGATTGACCGGTCCTTAGAGGCATATATTCTTTGGCTGTTCGGCAAGACGATGTTTACGGAGAACCACGTGACCACTGTCGATGCACGACTCATCGGTATTGCACGAGAGATAGCTGACGCACGTTGCCCCGCGGATATTGTACAGAGGAGTTTTGGTTCTGCTGTGTTAGCGGCTACGTACAGAGGCCTGTGCAAAGCTTGCTTGTTGAAGTCTAGAAAATCTGGTGTTGTTGGATGTCCATTATTGTTGCTGCTCTGGTCATACGAGAGATTCCCTATTGGACGACCCTATGTCTACATTGATAAACCTTTTGGTTTGGAGGACTTAGCTGGGGCTTATGTGCCTGCTATCGGCGACTTACCTACTATGGGTTCTGTTTGGGCACGGCGAGAG AGACAGTTTGCACATAGTCAGGTTAGGGGATGCTACCCGTCCTTCACGGCGCAGTTTGATAGTTTGCACGAGGATCAAGTTATCTGGGAGCCATACTCGGCTGAGGCTATATCATCGAGGTACCCAGTTGGGATTTCTGGATTGTGCACTAGAGATCGGCATTTttggatgaccaaggccaagttggTGTTCGATGTGACAGTTGAGGAGATGTCTCTTCATAGAGTAATGAGACAGTTCGGTCTATATCAAGAGCCTGAGATTCCAAAAATTCCACAGTTGCCAGAGCACGTGCACAA GGACAGTCGCCTAGGAGGAAACAAGTCCATGGATTACTGGCTTAAGAGCATTACCCCTTACGTTGACGAATGGACTACCGCTGCGACAAATACCTGGGGTGAGGGTCGGGCCTTTAACTGGCAAATGTTCGGGTTGTATCTGCAGCGTTACCGGCATACAACAAGGATCTACTTGGTTCCATCAGCTGCTCCTGATCAGATCGAAGCCCCTCTCACCAGCGATATGTACCCAACTGCCTCTGTTGTGGGAACCAGACACCACGCGGTAAATGCCTTGGTTCTTATATGTTGA
- the LOC123106769 gene encoding basic salivary proline-rich protein 3-like, with the protein MRRFQRGETIPPREGVSWLRRLDDKLRGIYAAVTCRRSSDVALPPPAHRPPRPSVQHSEPRPSVQRSQPRPSVHRAEPHPSQPGSSSRHEPPPSQPGSSSWHEPPPSQPGSSSWHEPHPSQPGSSSWNEPPPSQPGSSSWNEPPPSQPGSSYWHQPPPSQPGSSYWHQQMELGGNLSQPFMHSEQSPILSGGADYFEGDREDDDHATNIYGFSQTVFHTPPPPPTQETQTVTDEVNYGRGYREPRPPPQRLSPSGPRPRKTQTRRRPPQ; encoded by the exons ATGCGGCGCTTTCAGAGGGGAGAAACTATCCCACCGCGAGAGGGCGTCTCATGGTTGAGGCGTCTTGATGACAAGCTACGGGGGATTTACGCTGCTGTTACGTGTAGACGGTCTTCGGATGTTGCACTTCCTCCTCCAGCACATCGTCCGCCACGTCCCTCTGTACAGCattcagaaccacgaccctctgtgcaACGTTCACAACCACGACCTTCTGTGCACCGTGCAGAACCtcatccttcacagccagggagctcttctaggcatgagccacctccttcacagccagggagctcttcctggcatgagccacctccttcacagccagggagctcttcctggcatgagccacatccttcacagccagggagctcttcctggaatgagccacctccttcacagccagggagctcttcctggaatgagccacctccttcacagccagggagctcttactggcatcagccacctccttcacagccagggagctcttacTGGCATCAGCAGATGGAACTAG GCGGCAACCTGTCGCAACCGTTCATGCATTCAGAGCAGTCACCCATCCTTAGTGGTGGTGCTGATTACTTTGAGGGCGACCGCGAGGATGATGACCATGCTACAAACATTTATGGCTTCTCgcagacagtgtttcacactccaccaccaccaccgacgcaGGAGACACAGACCGTGACAGACGAGGTTAACTATGGTCGTGGTTATCGCGAGCCTCGTCCACCGCCTCAGCGCTTATCGCCTTCCGGTCCTCGCCCGAGGAAGACCCAGACTCGTCGCCGTCCCCCGCAGTGA
- the LOC123106770 gene encoding uncharacterized protein, protein MELGGNLSQPFMHSEQSPILSGGADYFEGDREDDDHATNIYGFSQTVFHTPPPPPTQETQTVTDEVNYGRGYREPRPPPQRLSPSGPRPRKTQTRRRPPQ, encoded by the exons ATGGAACTAG GCGGCAACCTGTCGCAACCGTTCATGCATTCAGAGCAGTCACCCATCCTTAGTGGTGGTGCTGATTACTTTGAGGGCGACCGCGAGGATGATGACCATGCTACAAACATTTATGGCTTCTCgcagacagtgtttcacactccaccaccaccaccgacgcaGGAGACACAGACCGTGACAGACGAGGTTAACTATGGTCGTGGTTATCGCGAGCCTCGTCCACCGCCTCAGCGCTTATCGCCTTCCGGTCCTCGCCCGAGGAAGACCCAGACTCGTCGCCGTCCCCCGCAGTGA